A single genomic interval of Pseudarthrobacter chlorophenolicus A6 harbors:
- a CDS encoding RecB family exonuclease, with the protein MNQTTPLLHDKLAWDGKKLVVTDDAVINKIRRKALSPSTSKSMQSCAARWVGERLLRSEDEDPFAPAPLGTSAHSVMEDMYDEDVYERHERSLALAEALTVRDADIMWPDIESEPDSVRAMVRLNRRRWIEEVKIAYEGIFVIEDPKTIEVHSREMQIDGLTINGVPTNGFIDRVRYGVNKRGKEGLIPEDYKTGKVGNTRFGDDHGDQLRIYAAALKEKTGETPVAATVLYTKFGKARDVDLSPAAMSKTLKTYELSWKRHNRYMETHEFPTKVSALCGWCPLINACPVAKEEGKKVSEKVADQMFSSTDLGIPALRPGASVAAMASTEDTIVEHHGQDITFFMPDPFSYGIPDEQLEAVERASELAAHMYASGENPITSLDKDHGMAKITEDKVWVPYTVEGELNPNSYAAMGVFGTAELAVEALHRAGLAINGSNVKALAATFQHIVAEAQESWTGSTSASDGANSRMRGALRTVLATLPMPFGEDEAAWDGWVVAAVRRCKSITAVALALFADERPETPWTALAGVAAEAAPAASAPAPKEAAKAALKAPVKAEPAADEAAADTAEAAVEAPAPASEPKRVIRKAASKPAPADDLDFVPDDFAADADVFVG; encoded by the coding sequence ATGAACCAGACCACCCCGCTGCTCCACGACAAGCTCGCCTGGGACGGTAAGAAGCTCGTCGTTACCGACGACGCCGTGATCAACAAGATCCGGCGCAAGGCGCTTTCCCCGTCCACCTCCAAGTCGATGCAGTCATGCGCCGCGCGCTGGGTGGGGGAGCGGCTGTTGCGCAGCGAGGACGAGGACCCGTTCGCTCCCGCACCGCTGGGGACCAGCGCCCACTCCGTCATGGAGGACATGTACGACGAGGACGTCTACGAACGCCACGAGCGCAGCCTGGCCCTGGCCGAGGCGCTGACCGTCAGGGACGCGGACATCATGTGGCCGGACATCGAGAGCGAACCGGACAGTGTGCGGGCGATGGTCCGGCTCAACCGCCGGCGCTGGATCGAAGAGGTCAAAATCGCTTACGAAGGCATCTTCGTCATCGAGGACCCGAAGACCATCGAGGTCCACTCCCGCGAAATGCAGATCGACGGGCTGACCATCAACGGCGTGCCGACCAACGGCTTCATCGACCGGGTCCGGTACGGGGTCAACAAACGCGGCAAAGAGGGCCTCATTCCGGAGGACTACAAAACCGGGAAGGTAGGCAACACCCGGTTCGGTGACGACCACGGGGACCAGCTGCGCATCTACGCGGCAGCCCTGAAAGAGAAGACCGGGGAAACGCCGGTAGCCGCCACGGTGCTCTACACGAAGTTCGGCAAGGCCCGGGACGTGGACCTGAGCCCGGCCGCCATGTCCAAGACGCTGAAGACCTACGAGCTGTCCTGGAAGCGGCACAACCGGTACATGGAGACCCACGAGTTCCCGACCAAGGTCTCGGCCCTGTGCGGCTGGTGCCCGCTGATCAACGCCTGCCCCGTAGCCAAGGAGGAAGGCAAGAAGGTCTCCGAGAAGGTCGCCGACCAGATGTTCTCCTCCACTGACCTCGGCATCCCTGCCCTGCGTCCCGGTGCCTCAGTCGCCGCCATGGCCTCCACCGAGGACACCATCGTCGAACACCACGGCCAGGACATCACCTTCTTCATGCCGGATCCGTTCAGCTACGGAATCCCCGATGAGCAGCTCGAAGCCGTGGAGAGGGCATCAGAGCTTGCCGCACACATGTATGCCAGCGGGGAGAACCCGATCACATCTCTGGACAAGGACCATGGAATGGCAAAAATCACGGAAGACAAGGTCTGGGTGCCGTACACCGTCGAAGGTGAACTGAACCCGAACTCCTACGCTGCGATGGGTGTCTTCGGCACCGCGGAACTCGCTGTCGAAGCACTCCACCGGGCCGGACTGGCCATCAACGGCTCGAACGTCAAGGCGCTGGCCGCCACGTTCCAGCACATCGTCGCCGAGGCACAGGAAAGCTGGACTGGTTCCACGTCTGCCTCCGACGGTGCCAACTCCCGGATGCGCGGTGCCCTCCGCACTGTTCTGGCCACGTTGCCGATGCCGTTCGGCGAGGACGAAGCCGCCTGGGATGGATGGGTCGTTGCGGCCGTCCGCCGCTGCAAGTCCATCACCGCCGTCGCGCTGGCGCTGTTCGCCGACGAGCGTCCCGAAACCCCGTGGACCGCCCTGGCCGGTGTCGCCGCGGAAGCTGCTCCCGCCGCGTCTGCCCCGGCACCGAAGGAGGCAGCCAAGGCTGCCCTCAAGGCACCTGTGAAGGCAGAACCGGCTGCTGATGAAGCCGCTGCCGACACCGCGGAAGCCGCCGTCGAAGCTCCCGCACCGGCATCCGAGCCCAAGCGCGTCATCCGCAAGGCCGCGTCCAAGCCCGCACCCGCGGACGACCTCGACTTCGTGCCGGACGACTTCGCCGCCGACGCAGACGTCTTCGTCGGCTAA
- a CDS encoding ATP-binding protein, producing the protein MARNSKAPAAQPLTDVSVPTMMRTLLPGGRMLGVDGSLWLARKVPLEPVVDARSLDERINVFTPLMAAYDELAAMSHPSSNRRALARKDYRQTKLLMVNLKKLYNPESGHPIAGFLKESFPQQTTEKRLLILAVKLSGKLGGNGGLRQAIDSFTETLVVGGTPLSDYDTDLERVDAALARCGFSVPSSKEISLANSWWNQGHFPDTVDLPHSDHLHIFADAKAVRMADAAGREDCHSWPVIPNHRTLTMATLEGFDFDFVSPTSTEAHWATGLIEDDAVAVSISAQIEPAKVTRAELRRQRKRYLDDINERLKQNKMELSEQEEMVRTLESVEEVYASRDGSPTLVDASVLIAFDGEVEDITQAGGGSAANLRVMNFRQRQALAEMMLCSHIRANPNLHDMPTQNVAASGIQSLSTVGDKTGALIGFTERDRQPAYVSPTAASTADGLPLMLVAGGTGSGKTQALLWLATQMNQIPGPKSPRSPQVIVDPKMDSDHSPTVLAAGGQVISLDDLQHADGVFDPIRFARSPEVGVDMAASMLGSINPWGDKKGEYEVAIFVALRYGVANGAKCVGQALQIALAHGKAPHDMVKQVLELAEASPMFRACVGMNPESQALNIFDGITLIKVGNSHLDLPEPGAIEGAPLMQRVCLALVRMMVFGSAMALTGRGGVIHLDEAWVFLGAGKAEVERLGRLARSQGVLPVLYTQRVSDALKAELTGYISRGFILPIEDRDESEAACRLFNLEPTQQRLARIRAKAIVGEGESQAPNRNSMRALRDPNTNRVIRGAIGIYADLTGRAVPVEVVLPPNFLTMASTNPEDIRRRQEAAQAVLV; encoded by the coding sequence ATGGCACGTAACTCCAAAGCCCCCGCGGCACAGCCCCTGACGGACGTCTCCGTCCCGACCATGATGCGCACGCTGCTCCCGGGCGGCAGGATGCTCGGCGTGGACGGGTCCCTGTGGCTGGCGAGGAAGGTTCCGCTGGAACCGGTCGTGGACGCCAGATCCCTGGACGAGCGGATCAACGTGTTCACGCCGCTGATGGCCGCCTACGACGAGCTGGCAGCCATGTCCCACCCCTCCTCAAACCGACGGGCCCTGGCCCGCAAGGATTACCGCCAGACCAAGCTTCTGATGGTGAACCTCAAGAAGCTGTACAACCCGGAATCAGGGCACCCGATCGCGGGTTTCCTGAAGGAGTCCTTCCCGCAGCAGACCACCGAGAAGCGTCTGCTGATCCTGGCCGTGAAGCTCTCCGGAAAACTGGGCGGCAACGGCGGCCTCCGCCAGGCCATCGACTCCTTCACAGAAACGCTGGTTGTCGGCGGCACACCGCTGTCGGACTACGACACCGACCTGGAAAGGGTCGACGCTGCCCTGGCCCGCTGCGGCTTCTCCGTCCCCAGTTCAAAGGAGATCTCCCTGGCGAACTCCTGGTGGAACCAGGGCCACTTCCCCGACACGGTGGACCTTCCCCACTCGGACCACCTGCACATCTTCGCGGACGCAAAAGCGGTCCGCATGGCCGACGCCGCCGGCAGGGAGGACTGCCACAGCTGGCCTGTCATCCCCAACCACCGCACACTCACCATGGCGACGCTGGAAGGCTTCGACTTCGATTTCGTCTCACCCACCAGCACCGAAGCCCACTGGGCCACCGGGCTGATCGAGGACGACGCGGTCGCGGTCTCCATCAGCGCCCAGATTGAGCCGGCAAAGGTTACCCGCGCCGAGCTGCGCCGCCAGCGCAAGCGCTACCTGGACGACATCAACGAGCGTCTGAAGCAGAACAAGATGGAACTCTCCGAGCAGGAGGAAATGGTCCGGACCCTGGAATCCGTCGAGGAGGTCTACGCTTCCCGGGATGGGTCCCCGACCCTGGTTGACGCCTCAGTGCTGATTGCCTTCGACGGGGAAGTGGAAGACATCACCCAGGCAGGCGGCGGTTCGGCCGCCAACCTGCGGGTCATGAACTTCCGCCAGCGGCAGGCATTGGCTGAGATGATGCTCTGCTCGCACATCAGGGCCAACCCCAACCTGCACGACATGCCTACCCAGAACGTCGCCGCCTCCGGCATCCAGTCCCTCTCCACGGTAGGGGACAAGACCGGGGCGCTGATCGGGTTCACCGAACGTGACCGGCAGCCGGCGTACGTGTCCCCGACGGCGGCGTCCACCGCGGACGGTCTTCCGCTGATGCTCGTCGCCGGTGGTACCGGCTCGGGCAAAACCCAGGCACTGCTCTGGCTGGCGACCCAGATGAACCAGATCCCCGGGCCCAAGTCCCCCCGTTCCCCGCAGGTGATCGTGGACCCCAAGATGGATTCAGACCACTCACCGACTGTTCTGGCCGCCGGCGGGCAGGTCATCTCCCTGGATGACCTTCAGCACGCGGACGGCGTCTTTGACCCGATCCGCTTCGCCCGCAGCCCCGAGGTGGGTGTCGACATGGCCGCGTCCATGCTCGGTTCCATCAACCCGTGGGGTGACAAGAAGGGCGAGTATGAAGTCGCTATCTTCGTAGCCCTGCGTTACGGGGTTGCGAACGGGGCCAAGTGTGTCGGCCAGGCGCTCCAGATCGCCCTGGCTCACGGCAAGGCACCGCACGACATGGTCAAGCAGGTTCTGGAACTGGCCGAAGCTTCCCCCATGTTCCGGGCCTGCGTGGGAATGAATCCCGAGTCTCAGGCCCTGAATATCTTCGACGGCATTACCCTGATCAAGGTCGGCAACTCCCACCTGGACCTGCCCGAGCCCGGAGCCATCGAAGGCGCACCGCTTATGCAGCGCGTCTGCCTGGCACTGGTCCGCATGATGGTATTCGGGTCGGCCATGGCCCTGACTGGCCGCGGCGGCGTCATCCACCTGGACGAGGCATGGGTATTCCTTGGCGCAGGCAAGGCGGAGGTCGAGCGCCTCGGCCGCCTTGCCCGTTCCCAGGGCGTGCTCCCCGTGCTGTACACGCAGCGGGTGTCCGATGCCCTCAAGGCTGAGCTGACGGGCTACATCTCACGTGGGTTCATCCTGCCGATCGAGGACAGGGACGAGTCCGAAGCGGCCTGCCGCCTCTTCAACCTCGAGCCCACACAGCAGCGTCTGGCCAGGATCCGGGCCAAGGCCATCGTCGGTGAAGGCGAATCTCAGGCCCCGAACCGGAATTCGATGCGGGCCCTGCGCGACCCGAACACCAACAGGGTAATCCGCGGCGCCATCGGCATCTACGCGGACCTGACAGGCCGGGCCGTCCCGGTCGAGGTCGTCTTGCCGCCGAACTTCCTGACCATGGCCTCCACCAACCCGGAGGACATCCGGCGCCGGCAGGAAGCAGCTCAGGCAGTCCTCGTCTAA
- a CDS encoding ATP-dependent DNA helicase produces MMQKTLTETVRLSTGIPTADARPGQVALLDDIEAAIRATGHVCGVAPTGVGKSFSLLAPAMVAAAKYDQRTIISTESLALLSQILLKDAPVAAAACEKVTGTRPKVAVLKGFSNYVCSQSARDAAEQLTDTVGQRPSLPSLRSKLKRLANQKNVFLDGRPFDAANGVPLLLWALSLAADQAGDKQSYEGVTTPELWDAVSVGPSECIGDTCPIFDLCKPRAARAKAAEADIVVTNHSMLAVQAAKGVPVIIGNKTLGEFHIIMIDEAHALPANVRSAGASEVSAAAVMSLTKSVSRTLDESDPAVGRLIKEGNALAIELEDELAEMAKYTKPGEVCKIKETADPVETTGDMMIGWARSVKNALDGVSKSKNIQSKLKAKRLAGRLDAFIGAVGQVKLHRIGTARWIEQKTPPANAKVQTPYWCANASPVNISGLLQANLWTAPVMVDEEDEMVQAMKEAGEPIEEETETYPMTVIAVSATLPSRFGYQVGLTAENVAYPSPFDKAYDDSLLYIPKLTPEEIPEMFPGWRPGTKGKFNGALHQAWATKKNVELVEANMGSALILSANSTAGKAYAAALRRAAKGRWNVYSQWDGLSTQQLTNLWRDDVKSVLVGTKSFMTGVDAKGRTCSLVTIDRIPRAAGNPVDDARVEAIMDALQIGKWAADTYVYVSDAALLLEQALGRLIRSVSDFGMAAILDPRMLKTGPVSYPEPTRKVYKDAAGRFSKVTTSQSAAEEYLHKISAQAFALAS; encoded by the coding sequence ATGATGCAGAAGACCCTCACCGAAACCGTTCGCCTCAGCACTGGAATCCCGACCGCCGATGCCCGGCCCGGCCAGGTCGCCCTCCTGGACGACATTGAAGCCGCAATCCGCGCCACCGGACACGTCTGTGGTGTGGCACCGACTGGCGTTGGGAAGAGCTTTTCGCTGCTCGCTCCGGCTATGGTGGCCGCCGCCAAGTACGACCAGCGGACCATCATCAGCACCGAATCCCTGGCCCTGCTGAGCCAGATCCTGCTCAAGGATGCACCCGTCGCCGCCGCGGCCTGCGAGAAGGTCACCGGCACCCGGCCCAAGGTCGCCGTCCTGAAAGGCTTCTCCAACTACGTCTGCAGCCAGTCCGCCCGTGACGCTGCCGAACAGCTCACCGACACCGTCGGCCAGCGCCCGTCCCTGCCCTCGCTCCGGTCCAAGCTCAAGCGACTGGCCAACCAGAAGAACGTATTCCTGGACGGCCGCCCGTTTGACGCTGCAAATGGCGTGCCCCTGCTGCTGTGGGCTCTGTCCCTCGCCGCGGACCAGGCCGGAGACAAACAGTCCTACGAGGGCGTCACCACCCCTGAACTGTGGGACGCCGTTTCTGTCGGCCCCTCCGAATGCATCGGCGACACCTGCCCCATCTTTGACCTGTGCAAGCCACGCGCCGCACGGGCGAAGGCCGCAGAGGCCGACATCGTGGTGACCAACCACTCCATGCTGGCTGTCCAGGCCGCCAAGGGCGTCCCGGTCATCATCGGCAACAAGACCCTCGGCGAATTCCACATCATCATGATCGATGAGGCCCACGCCCTGCCGGCCAACGTTCGCTCCGCAGGCGCCAGCGAAGTCTCGGCCGCGGCTGTCATGTCCCTGACCAAGTCCGTGTCCCGGACCCTGGACGAATCGGACCCTGCCGTCGGCCGGCTCATCAAGGAGGGCAACGCCCTGGCCATCGAGCTGGAGGACGAGCTCGCCGAGATGGCCAAGTACACGAAACCCGGCGAAGTGTGCAAAATCAAGGAGACAGCTGACCCGGTTGAGACCACAGGGGACATGATGATCGGTTGGGCCCGCAGCGTCAAAAACGCCCTCGACGGGGTGTCCAAGTCAAAGAACATCCAATCGAAACTCAAGGCCAAGAGGCTGGCCGGCCGTCTCGATGCCTTCATCGGGGCTGTCGGCCAGGTCAAGCTGCACCGGATCGGCACCGCCCGCTGGATCGAGCAGAAGACGCCGCCGGCCAACGCCAAGGTCCAGACGCCCTACTGGTGTGCCAACGCCTCCCCGGTGAACATCTCCGGGCTGCTGCAGGCCAATCTGTGGACCGCCCCGGTGATGGTGGACGAGGAAGACGAAATGGTTCAGGCCATGAAGGAAGCCGGCGAGCCGATCGAGGAGGAGACCGAGACCTACCCGATGACGGTCATCGCCGTCTCCGCGACCCTGCCGTCCCGGTTCGGCTACCAGGTCGGCCTGACCGCCGAGAATGTCGCCTATCCGTCCCCGTTCGACAAGGCCTACGATGACTCGCTGCTGTACATCCCAAAGCTGACCCCTGAGGAGATCCCGGAAATGTTCCCGGGCTGGCGGCCGGGCACCAAGGGAAAGTTCAACGGGGCCCTGCACCAGGCCTGGGCGACGAAGAAGAACGTCGAGCTTGTGGAGGCCAACATGGGATCGGCCCTGATCCTGTCCGCGAACTCTACCGCCGGCAAGGCGTATGCGGCGGCGCTGCGCCGCGCCGCGAAGGGCCGCTGGAACGTCTACTCCCAGTGGGACGGACTTTCCACCCAGCAGCTCACCAACCTGTGGCGGGACGACGTGAAATCCGTGCTGGTCGGCACCAAGTCGTTCATGACCGGCGTGGATGCCAAGGGACGCACCTGCTCACTGGTAACCATCGACCGGATCCCGCGCGCAGCCGGCAACCCGGTGGACGACGCCCGCGTCGAAGCGATCATGGACGCCCTGCAGATCGGCAAATGGGCCGCGGATACCTACGTGTACGTCTCCGACGCCGCACTGCTCCTCGAGCAGGCCCTCGGCCGGCTGATCCGGTCCGTGTCCGACTTCGGGATGGCAGCCATCCTGGATCCGCGGATGCTCAAGACCGGTCCGGTGTCCTACCCGGAACCGACCCGGAAGGTCTACAAGGACGCCGCGGGAAGGTTCAGCAAGGTCACCACGAGCCAGTCCGCCGCTGAGGAATACCTTCACAAGATCAGCGCCCAGGCCTTCGCCCTCGCATCCTGA
- a CDS encoding thioredoxin family protein, with product MSPVITSIAPKSVVVFGKEKGCVQCNAMDRAIAKTDIKVTKVDGTTDENREYCMSLGHTQAPTVVVYQDGVVIDSWSGFNPGKIDELKNDPLVERTAPVRELIAA from the coding sequence ATGTCCCCCGTCATCACCTCCATCGCACCAAAGTCCGTCGTTGTCTTTGGCAAGGAAAAAGGATGCGTCCAGTGCAACGCCATGGACCGCGCTATCGCCAAGACCGACATCAAGGTCACCAAGGTGGACGGCACCACGGACGAGAACCGCGAGTACTGCATGAGCCTCGGGCACACCCAGGCACCCACCGTCGTGGTCTACCAGGACGGTGTCGTCATCGACTCCTGGTCAGGATTCAACCCGGGCAAGATCGACGAGCTCAAGAACGACCCGCTGGTTGAGCGCACAGCCCCGGTCCGCGAACTGATCGCAGCCTGA
- a CDS encoding helicase associated domain-containing protein has product MNILTIPGAAAPASALSTDASAAADPWTAKAATVADFVARSGRLPVAGPDLVEDELAGWLAVQRRAAQQNRITDEHRRYLDSNIPGWRQTRQERWDSQLALLAEASANNTPVRGQLKVWLKSQRRAAVAGNLAVERKSALDARAPGWDRPAADAETLWLGRAEDLANYVDFAGRLPSSAGGTAESAGLYRWMNYQRSLAKAGKITTKRRKWLDKNVPGWLPAPDGREVQWSAHATALQTFLTSTGRWPRVAVSAERTLARWLGTQRAAARAGRLTAARREKLDTVAVGWLPAGRGPVA; this is encoded by the coding sequence GTGAACATACTGACGATTCCCGGCGCAGCGGCACCCGCGTCGGCCCTTTCCACAGACGCCAGCGCCGCCGCTGACCCGTGGACCGCCAAGGCAGCCACCGTCGCCGACTTCGTTGCCCGGTCCGGCCGTCTACCCGTCGCCGGTCCCGACCTGGTGGAGGACGAACTGGCAGGCTGGCTCGCTGTCCAACGCAGAGCAGCCCAGCAGAACCGGATCACGGACGAGCACCGCCGCTACCTCGACTCGAACATCCCGGGATGGCGCCAGACCAGGCAGGAACGCTGGGACTCCCAACTGGCCTTGCTGGCGGAAGCCTCAGCCAACAACACCCCTGTCCGCGGCCAGTTGAAGGTATGGCTGAAATCCCAGCGCAGGGCTGCGGTGGCAGGCAACCTGGCCGTCGAACGAAAATCCGCTCTGGACGCCAGGGCCCCCGGATGGGACCGGCCAGCGGCCGACGCTGAAACTCTTTGGCTGGGCCGGGCTGAGGATCTCGCGAATTACGTCGACTTCGCGGGCCGGCTTCCCTCCAGCGCCGGGGGCACCGCAGAATCTGCCGGGCTGTACCGGTGGATGAACTACCAACGGAGCCTGGCCAAGGCCGGGAAAATCACGACGAAACGGCGCAAGTGGCTCGACAAGAATGTCCCGGGCTGGTTGCCCGCGCCGGACGGCCGCGAAGTGCAGTGGTCCGCCCACGCGACAGCCCTCCAGACATTCCTGACGTCAACGGGCCGGTGGCCACGGGTGGCAGTTTCCGCCGAGCGCACCCTCGCCCGGTGGCTGGGCACGCAGCGGGCCGCTGCCAGGGCTGGACGGCTTACCGCCGCCCGACGGGAGAAGCTCGACACCGTTGCCGTGGGCTGGCTGCCGGCCGGGCGGGGACCGGTGGCATGA
- a CDS encoding site-specific DNA-methyltransferase: MNLLLCDLAERALADSQLHGTVKMAYLDPPYNTGRKFNQYSDSSPLKDWLAMLERTLTGVRDTLTEDGSIFVHLDDQYIHRVRCIMDDVFGDRNYVGTMIWEKKNRGSFLHAHLADVTDHILIYAKDKSKMAPLVHSSTEVGKRIPIHNKGNKPSVLEFPAGCMTFNFPDQTIAAGPMNTPTIVSDLLDDLIVENGTNKNSFRMTGPFRYGQEAINKMAETPGAFICPRQMLRPSYLSQESKGKVLTNLQSFRVNGSPTNEDARAESEAIFGTEMGSAFDTPKPEALLERLIAAATEPGDTVLDCFAGSGTTLAVAQKLGRNWIGVELNAETIADYIAPRIDGILSGTDPLPLSGYTSSRAGYAIEISAAEVAA, encoded by the coding sequence ATGAACCTACTTCTCTGCGACCTGGCAGAACGCGCACTGGCCGACTCACAGCTCCACGGCACCGTCAAGATGGCCTACCTGGACCCGCCTTACAACACCGGACGGAAGTTCAACCAGTACAGCGATTCGTCGCCCCTGAAAGACTGGCTGGCCATGCTGGAGCGCACTCTCACCGGCGTCCGGGACACCCTCACCGAGGACGGCAGCATCTTCGTCCACCTCGATGACCAGTACATCCACCGCGTCCGCTGCATCATGGACGACGTCTTCGGTGACCGCAACTACGTCGGGACGATGATCTGGGAGAAGAAGAACCGCGGGTCCTTCCTGCACGCACACCTGGCCGACGTCACCGACCACATCCTCATCTACGCCAAAGACAAGTCCAAGATGGCGCCGCTGGTCCACTCCTCCACCGAGGTAGGCAAGAGGATCCCCATCCACAACAAGGGCAACAAGCCGTCCGTGCTCGAATTCCCCGCCGGCTGCATGACGTTCAACTTCCCGGACCAGACCATCGCGGCTGGCCCGATGAACACTCCAACCATCGTCTCGGATCTGCTTGACGACCTGATCGTGGAGAACGGCACCAACAAGAACTCCTTCCGGATGACGGGCCCGTTCCGCTACGGCCAGGAAGCCATCAATAAGATGGCCGAAACGCCGGGTGCCTTCATCTGCCCGCGTCAGATGCTTCGCCCGTCCTACCTCTCCCAGGAATCCAAGGGCAAGGTCCTGACCAATCTGCAGTCCTTCCGCGTCAACGGTTCGCCGACCAATGAGGATGCACGCGCCGAGTCCGAAGCGATCTTCGGCACGGAGATGGGCTCGGCGTTCGACACACCGAAGCCTGAGGCTCTCCTGGAGCGTCTCATTGCCGCCGCCACCGAACCCGGCGACACTGTCCTGGACTGCTTCGCTGGCTCCGGCACTACCCTCGCTGTCGCCCAGAAACTGGGACGGAACTGGATCGGAGTCGAACTGAACGCGGAAACGATCGCCGACTACATCGCCCCGCGGATCGACGGCATTCTCTCCGGGACCGACCCCCTTCCCCTGTCCGGCTACACCTCGTCTAGAGCGGGCTACGCCATCGAGATCAGCGCAGCCGAGGTGGCCGCATGA
- a CDS encoding zinc-ribbon domain-containing protein, which yields MGEVSKNDKRQRTGTHQPKSPAPGRSLAERFPAYAAEWDTAGNGTLRPGDVSYGSDVVASWVCPAGHGTYMLKVNHRTSRNRGCSKCGKARLDAPKKGKTLAEAFPEIAAEWDYEKNYPLTPADVAPRSNKKAYFICPVGHGSTESYISNRTAGNGCPDCGKKRNAAKTSSRAVARGNLADANPALAAEWNTEMNTLTPSDVSHGTPKVVWWNCPEGHDPYQAQVCRRHRGQGCPACANISRAKAISYKGPKPGTSLADTRPDLLPEWDTERNTLTPADVSAGSQKVVHWICRDGHRYERSVVQRAAVNICPVERKERSEARKAGGQPSAIVGLAA from the coding sequence ATGGGGGAGGTGAGCAAAAATGACAAGCGGCAGCGCACCGGAACCCACCAGCCCAAGAGCCCGGCTCCCGGCCGGTCACTGGCCGAACGCTTCCCGGCCTACGCGGCCGAATGGGACACCGCCGGAAATGGAACACTGCGCCCGGGCGACGTTTCCTACGGCTCGGACGTAGTCGCCTCCTGGGTGTGCCCGGCCGGACACGGCACGTACATGTTGAAGGTGAACCACCGCACCTCCAGAAATCGCGGCTGCTCCAAGTGCGGCAAGGCACGGCTGGACGCGCCCAAGAAGGGCAAAACCCTCGCCGAAGCGTTCCCCGAGATCGCCGCCGAATGGGACTACGAGAAAAACTACCCGCTCACCCCGGCGGACGTCGCGCCGCGCTCCAACAAGAAGGCCTATTTCATCTGCCCCGTCGGTCACGGTTCGACAGAGTCCTACATCAGCAACCGCACTGCGGGCAACGGATGCCCCGACTGCGGCAAGAAGCGCAACGCCGCGAAAACATCCTCCCGCGCCGTGGCCCGCGGCAACCTTGCAGACGCCAACCCTGCCCTGGCCGCAGAATGGAACACGGAGATGAATACCCTCACCCCCTCGGACGTCAGTCACGGCACACCGAAAGTCGTGTGGTGGAACTGCCCCGAAGGGCACGACCCGTACCAGGCCCAGGTCTGCCGCCGCCACCGGGGCCAGGGCTGCCCGGCCTGCGCGAACATCAGCCGAGCAAAGGCGATCAGCTATAAAGGGCCGAAGCCAGGCACTTCTTTGGCTGACACGCGCCCCGATCTGCTCCCGGAATGGGACACGGAACGCAACACCCTGACGCCGGCAGACGTCTCGGCCGGCAGCCAGAAGGTCGTCCACTGGATCTGCCGCGACGGTCACCGTTATGAACGCAGCGTCGTCCAGCGCGCGGCCGTCAACATCTGCCCTGTTGAACGCAAAGAGCGATCAGAAGCCAGGAAGGCAGGCGGACAGCCCTCAGCGATCGTGGGTCTGGCTGCCTAG
- the fabG gene encoding 3-oxoacyl-ACP reductase FabG — protein MTATAERRTGRSVLITGGNRGIGLAIAKSFLANGDKVAVTYRSETDLPEGVLGVKADVTDQSSIEEAFKTVEAAHGPVEVLVPNAGITKDTLLMRMSEDDFTSVLDANLTGAFRVIQRATKGMMKLRKGRIVMISSPSGVRGVPGQVNYSASKAGMIGIARSITRELGGRGITANVVMPGVVLTDIFNHVSEDIKTKYLGEIPAARFAEPSEIANVVRWLASDEAAYISGAVIPVDGGASMGH, from the coding sequence ATGACAGCTACCGCAGAACGCAGGACCGGCCGCAGCGTCCTCATCACGGGAGGCAACCGGGGTATCGGCCTGGCGATCGCCAAGTCGTTCCTGGCAAACGGCGACAAGGTCGCAGTGACCTACCGAAGCGAGACGGACCTTCCCGAGGGCGTCCTGGGTGTGAAGGCAGATGTCACCGACCAGTCATCCATCGAAGAGGCGTTCAAGACCGTTGAGGCTGCTCATGGTCCGGTCGAGGTCCTGGTGCCGAACGCTGGCATCACCAAGGACACCCTCCTGATGCGCATGTCCGAGGATGACTTCACCTCTGTCCTGGACGCAAACCTGACCGGCGCGTTCCGGGTCATCCAGCGCGCGACCAAGGGCATGATGAAGCTGCGCAAGGGCCGGATTGTGATGATCTCTTCGCCCTCCGGTGTCCGCGGCGTTCCCGGCCAGGTCAACTATTCAGCTTCCAAGGCCGGCATGATCGGTATCGCCCGGTCCATCACCCGCGAGCTGGGCGGCCGCGGCATCACAGCGAACGTCGTCATGCCCGGCGTGGTGCTCACGGACATCTTCAACCACGTCTCCGAGGACATTAAGACGAAGTACCTGGGAGAGATCCCGGCCGCCCGGTTCGCGGAGCCGTCTGAGATCGCCAACGTGGTCCGGTGGCTCGCCAGCGACGAGGCGGCATACATCTCAGGTGCCGTCATCCCCGTCGACGGCGGCGCAAGCATGGGGCACTAG